In one Barnesiella propionica genomic region, the following are encoded:
- a CDS encoding MATE family efflux transporter — MAEVKDLTTGSITSRISSLAAPLIAASFVQMAYSMTDMAWLGHLSSKHVAAVGAASFIIWFCNSTSFISRIGAEISISQSLGRGSREEARSYAEHAIYLSCIVSLAVAVLVFIISPLFIGFFKLENDISAMGIDYLRIIAPGIFFTCNNNTFGGVFFGSGNSKTPFKIASIGLIANMILDPLLIFGYLGFPAMGTNGAALATTLSQLLVFSIFSYQLYTHRSPLGKLSVHFKKHKKKISQIARLGTPVSVQNMIFATLSTTLAQLAARFGHVGVAVFSIGSQIEAISWMTAGGFSTALGSFVGQNFGAKKYGRIVKGYQISMLLAGGIGLAAGLAFFFAGDMIFSLFVTEPETYHAGGVYLHILALSQVFMVMETVTAGAFNGLGRTSIPALLSIVLNACRIPMAYGLVTFAILGVTGIWWSITISSILKGTILTLWFYYAIIRKYKHY; from the coding sequence ATGGCCGAAGTTAAAGATCTCACTACGGGTAGTATTACATCGCGCATCAGTTCTCTGGCAGCTCCCCTTATTGCCGCATCATTCGTTCAAATGGCATACAGCATGACCGACATGGCCTGGCTGGGACACCTGAGCAGTAAACATGTTGCCGCAGTGGGAGCCGCGTCTTTCATTATCTGGTTCTGTAACTCGACGTCTTTTATTTCACGCATAGGAGCTGAAATAAGTATTTCCCAGTCATTAGGAAGAGGTTCCCGCGAAGAAGCCCGCTCTTACGCCGAACATGCCATATATTTGTCTTGTATCGTTTCACTCGCCGTAGCTGTACTCGTTTTTATAATCTCTCCTCTTTTCATTGGATTCTTTAAATTAGAGAACGATATTTCCGCTATGGGAATAGACTATCTCCGCATCATTGCTCCAGGTATATTTTTCACCTGTAACAATAACACTTTCGGCGGTGTGTTTTTCGGCTCGGGAAACAGTAAAACACCATTTAAAATAGCCTCGATAGGCTTAATCGCAAATATGATCCTGGACCCTCTCCTTATTTTCGGTTACCTGGGCTTTCCGGCTATGGGAACGAACGGGGCGGCACTTGCCACTACATTATCCCAGTTACTGGTATTTTCTATTTTTTCTTATCAATTATATACACACCGTTCCCCCCTGGGAAAATTATCTGTTCATTTCAAAAAACACAAGAAGAAAATATCACAAATCGCCCGGCTGGGAACCCCGGTATCGGTACAAAATATGATCTTTGCCACCCTTTCCACTACCCTGGCTCAGCTGGCTGCTCGGTTCGGCCATGTAGGAGTAGCCGTTTTTAGTATAGGCTCGCAGATAGAAGCCATCTCCTGGATGACGGCCGGAGGTTTTTCCACAGCCTTAGGTAGTTTTGTGGGGCAAAATTTCGGAGCCAAAAAGTACGGACGTATTGTAAAAGGGTACCAGATAAGCATGCTGCTCGCCGGAGGAATAGGATTAGCTGCCGGTTTGGCTTTTTTCTTTGCAGGAGATATGATATTCTCGTTATTCGTAACAGAACCCGAAACATACCACGCCGGAGGCGTGTATCTGCATATCCTGGCACTTTCGCAAGTTTTCATGGTGATGGAAACCGTCACAGCCGGAGCTTTCAACGGACTGGGGCGTACATCTATTCCCGCATTGTTAAGCATAGTTCTCAATGCCTGCCGCATTCCTATGGCATACGGGTTGGTCACGTTCGCCATATTAGGCGTGACCGGGATATGGTGGAGCATCACGATCAGCAGCATTCTGAAAGGAACAATTCTTACTCTGTGGTTTTATTATGCTATTATCCGTAAATACAAACATTATTGA
- a CDS encoding class I SAM-dependent methyltransferase — MKVRSPYDRRDLKIKKKDRVLEVGPGHNPSYRSNVLADKFVDSNYHRCGNIKIYPHQTFVNADGENLPFKDKEFDYVICNQVLEHTENPEKFILEQNRVAKRGYMETPSLLGELLFPKKSHKWIILDIDNKLILFEKDKMPGNYKNNYGELFLNYLPYQSLIYRLLRFTEGNIMFNRYEWNDQIEFIVNPTDEYYLSFFIRPWNKEMVRKLYPQRTILKEIEKMCSALFYLMKSKTKLKLYPHNPISLEEFLAKKTFQSGNDRDTKE; from the coding sequence ATGAAAGTACGCTCACCTTACGACAGAAGAGATTTGAAGATTAAAAAAAAAGACCGCGTATTAGAAGTAGGTCCCGGACATAATCCATCCTACCGCTCCAATGTTCTGGCGGATAAATTCGTCGACTCCAATTATCACCGCTGTGGAAATATAAAGATATATCCACACCAAACCTTTGTTAATGCGGACGGGGAAAATCTGCCTTTTAAAGATAAAGAGTTTGATTATGTTATTTGTAATCAAGTTCTTGAACACACCGAAAATCCAGAGAAGTTTATACTCGAACAAAACAGAGTGGCTAAACGGGGATATATGGAAACCCCCAGCCTCTTAGGAGAATTACTCTTTCCTAAAAAATCCCACAAATGGATCATTCTGGATATAGATAATAAATTGATACTTTTTGAAAAAGATAAAATGCCGGGAAATTATAAAAATAACTACGGTGAACTTTTTTTAAATTATCTTCCATACCAGTCTCTTATTTACCGTCTGCTCCGGTTCACCGAGGGTAACATTATGTTCAACCGGTATGAATGGAATGATCAAATAGAATTTATCGTAAATCCTACGGATGAATACTATTTATCTTTTTTCATTCGCCCCTGGAATAAGGAAATGGTACGAAAATTATATCCTCAGAGAACTATTCTGAAGGAAATAGAAAAAATGTGCTCCGCCTTATTTTATTTAATGAAATCCAAAACAAAACTGAAACTATATCCTCATAATCCCATCTCATTAGAAGAGTTTCTGGCAAAAAAGACATTTCAGTCCGGAAACGACAGAGACACAAAAGAATAA